The following proteins are co-located in the Brachybacterium sacelli genome:
- a CDS encoding SDR family oxidoreductase, with product MDITNFSLDFFSLEGKVAIVTGGNSGLGRAFSLALAKAGADVFVPSIAEDDGTTRSLLEDTGRRYEFLEVDITTPGAPARVVAEARERLGGLDVIVNSAGISQLGSVEEFGREKWDPMVDLNLTAPFALSHAAVEHFVEQGSGKIINIASLFAFLGGQSSPAYAATKHGIVGFTKAYCDELAQHGIQVNAIAPGYFATALTATTRSDPEASRRILEHVPAGRWGEVSDLMGAAVFLASKASDYVNGHVLTVDGGYLVR from the coding sequence ATGGACATCACGAACTTCTCGCTCGACTTCTTCTCCCTGGAGGGGAAGGTCGCGATCGTCACCGGAGGGAACTCCGGTCTCGGCCGGGCGTTCTCTCTCGCCCTCGCGAAGGCCGGGGCCGACGTCTTCGTCCCCAGCATCGCCGAGGACGACGGCACCACCCGCTCGCTCCTCGAGGACACGGGACGCCGGTACGAATTCCTCGAGGTCGACATCACCACTCCCGGAGCCCCGGCCCGCGTCGTCGCCGAGGCTCGTGAGCGTCTGGGCGGCCTCGACGTGATCGTCAACTCCGCCGGGATCTCACAGCTCGGCTCCGTCGAGGAGTTCGGTCGCGAGAAGTGGGATCCCATGGTGGATCTCAACCTCACGGCACCCTTCGCGCTGTCGCACGCAGCGGTCGAGCATTTCGTCGAGCAGGGGTCCGGGAAGATCATCAACATCGCCTCGCTCTTCGCCTTCCTCGGCGGCCAGTCCTCCCCCGCCTACGCGGCGACCAAGCACGGGATCGTCGGCTTCACGAAGGCGTACTGCGACGAGCTGGCACAGCACGGGATCCAGGTCAACGCGATCGCCCCCGGCTACTTCGCGACGGCGCTGACCGCGACGACCCGCTCCGACCCTGAGGCCAGCCGGCGAATCCTCGAGCACGTGCCGGCTGGACGCTGGGGAGAGGTCTCGGACCTCATGGGCGCAGCCGTGTTCCTCGCCTCCAAGGCCTCCGACTACGTCAACGGGCACGTCCTGACCGTCGACGGCGGCTACCTCGTCCGCTGA
- a CDS encoding MFS transporter — MTRTRRLTSFLILAMTGGVVFQVAYLRFLFLSDGAKALGLTLQEYGTVTSVFGAVAVVMYFVGGWFADKFSPKLLIVVAMAGTGVLDLYVATAPGYWAVLIVHVLFAVLGTGLYWPALVKSISLLGSEGEQGRLFGFLEGIRGLTTTIVGLVGSAIVAQAVVASTGVTTLIRIYGVLALLLAVLVLFIVHQGKDELDKAERQAVGLRQLLEAATNKYTWLIGGTVMMMYSFYTLMGYLSPLLQDGFGVAAGMIGVLGVIRTYVFQFIAGPVGGVLVDKIFRSTPRFLRLTFVIVGLTAVGYLVLPQKPGLLWIAVTLMIVMSLAVFAARGVFWASVGELGIPVAQRGGVIGLASGLAYLPDAFLPAVASWWIGDPARGVPTQGGGFSAMFTVLVIAAVIGMVLCTVTMRVRARETRSSQRAPVPA; from the coding sequence ATGACTCGAACGCGGAGGTTGACAAGCTTCCTCATCCTCGCGATGACCGGTGGCGTCGTCTTCCAGGTCGCCTATCTACGATTCCTGTTCCTCAGCGACGGCGCCAAGGCGCTGGGACTGACGTTGCAGGAGTACGGCACCGTCACGTCCGTCTTCGGCGCGGTCGCCGTCGTCATGTACTTCGTCGGCGGCTGGTTCGCCGACAAGTTCTCTCCGAAACTCCTCATCGTCGTCGCGATGGCCGGCACCGGGGTGCTGGACCTGTACGTCGCGACAGCTCCGGGATACTGGGCGGTGCTCATCGTGCACGTGCTGTTCGCCGTGCTCGGGACGGGCCTGTACTGGCCGGCGCTGGTGAAGTCGATCAGTCTGCTGGGCAGCGAGGGCGAGCAGGGACGCCTCTTCGGCTTCCTCGAAGGGATCCGCGGGCTGACGACGACGATCGTCGGCCTCGTCGGCTCGGCGATCGTCGCGCAGGCCGTCGTGGCCAGCACCGGTGTGACCACCTTGATCCGCATCTACGGCGTGCTCGCGCTGCTGCTCGCCGTCCTCGTGCTCTTCATCGTCCACCAGGGGAAGGACGAGCTGGACAAGGCGGAGCGCCAGGCGGTCGGCCTCCGGCAGCTGCTGGAGGCCGCGACGAACAAGTACACCTGGCTCATCGGTGGAACCGTGATGATGATGTACTCCTTCTACACGTTGATGGGCTACCTCTCGCCGCTGCTCCAGGACGGCTTCGGAGTCGCCGCAGGCATGATCGGTGTCCTCGGCGTCATCCGTACCTACGTGTTCCAGTTCATCGCCGGCCCCGTCGGTGGCGTGCTGGTGGACAAGATCTTCCGATCCACGCCGCGGTTCCTGCGCCTCACCTTCGTGATCGTGGGTCTCACCGCCGTCGGCTATCTCGTCCTGCCGCAGAAGCCAGGTCTGCTGTGGATCGCCGTGACGTTGATGATCGTCATGAGCCTGGCCGTCTTCGCCGCCCGCGGCGTGTTCTGGGCGTCCGTCGGCGAGCTCGGCATCCCGGTGGCGCAGCGAGGCGGCGTGATCGGTCTCGCCTCGGGTCTCGCGTATCTGCCGGACGCCTTCCTCCCGGCCGTGGCCTCCTGGTGGATCGGCGACCCGGCTCGCGGGGTCCCCACGCAGGGCGGCGGATTCTCCGCGATGTTCACCGTTCTCGTCATCGCTGCCGTGATCGGCATGGTCCTGTGCACCGTGACGATGCGCGTCCGTGCGCGCGAGACACGCAGCTCCCAGCGTGCCCCCGTTCCCGCATGA
- a CDS encoding glycerol-3-phosphate responsive antiterminator, translating to MTVDRTGRTRETTVLESLQSDPVIASVKDETALSAALASEHEVLFLLYGSLIDIEQTVERCKAAGKIVLVNLDFIDGLSSQDIAVEWLKSHTGVDGILSSRPSVVRAARRADLAAVQRYFLVDSISYHQLERVLKQGDPHFVEILPGCIPRVIEWLRTDFSTPVIAGGLVCERGDVIAALGAGALAVATSDQLVWDM from the coding sequence ATGACCGTGGACCGAACCGGCCGGACCCGAGAGACGACGGTCCTCGAGTCGCTGCAGTCCGACCCCGTCATCGCCAGCGTCAAGGACGAGACGGCGTTGAGCGCTGCACTCGCGTCCGAGCACGAGGTTCTCTTCCTCCTCTACGGAAGCCTGATCGACATCGAGCAGACCGTGGAGAGGTGCAAGGCCGCTGGGAAGATCGTGCTGGTGAACCTCGATTTCATCGACGGGCTCTCCTCGCAGGACATCGCGGTCGAGTGGCTGAAGTCCCACACCGGCGTGGACGGGATCCTTTCGTCCAGACCGAGCGTCGTGCGCGCAGCTCGTCGGGCCGATCTGGCTGCCGTGCAGCGGTACTTCCTGGTCGACTCGATCTCCTATCACCAGCTGGAGAGGGTCCTGAAGCAGGGTGACCCCCACTTCGTGGAGATCCTGCCGGGATGCATCCCCCGGGTGATCGAATGGTTGCGCACTGACTTCTCGACTCCGGTCATCGCCGGCGGCCTGGTCTGCGAGCGCGGTGACGTCATCGCCGCGCTCGGCGCCGGTGCCCTGGCCGTCGCGACCTCGGACCAGCTCGTGTGGGACATGTGA
- a CDS encoding BglG family transcription antiterminator, translated as MTASMTERRREPWETTRQRVLGALVEAGADPVGADVLSRRLGVSTRSVRTYISRLNREHGRDVVSSSHEGYAIDHAALAAAGEGTPAPGRRVLSPGERLSSLLRSLVTADDGADAYELAEELRVSDSTLEADLTKCRALLMLHQLTLERHGPSLRICGTESAKRRLVRQIMTDAARSRTQFVSVRELAIEASEPSLLTFREGLTRLLADLGLLATENSQHAILAHVAVMVGRVRQGHELESPEASPTGDELRHVAARRIAELVESTFELRLPAGEEDYLVGLLDENTTPEDLSLVVTERLAAPEDVDHVAVVRQIVDQVGENYLIDLDNERFIGFLSVHARNLVRRAHRRQSAHIPIGQSIKDTHPLIYEIGIFIARRLELALGIEIRADEIGLISFHVGSHFENVYVREQGVRIALISPTYLDLQDSARALLQSTIAGFGEIELVAVDEAELSQGLPGPDLIVSTVPLIGLPQTVDRPLVQVGALPSAQDLERVRQVVLEISQDKRRARVGSTLVNLIEPQLYLDLTATTRDEVLAEMAEALGRAGVVDGEFHRGVLEREAMATTSLGSGVAIPHSMIMGAHASSIAVFVPHEPIDWGGDQVSLVAMMAFSKDSREEFGELFESLIRVLSKPRNVELLADHGGSYEDFISTLLGVI; from the coding sequence ATGACAGCTTCGATGACCGAGCGACGCCGTGAGCCCTGGGAGACGACGCGCCAGCGCGTGCTGGGGGCACTGGTCGAGGCCGGCGCCGATCCTGTCGGCGCCGACGTGCTCTCACGACGCCTCGGCGTCTCCACCCGCAGCGTCCGCACCTACATCTCCCGGCTGAATCGCGAGCACGGGCGCGACGTGGTCTCCTCCTCCCACGAGGGATACGCGATCGACCATGCCGCGCTCGCCGCCGCCGGCGAGGGCACTCCGGCGCCCGGCAGGCGGGTTCTCAGCCCCGGCGAGCGACTGTCCTCCCTGCTGCGCTCGCTGGTCACGGCCGACGACGGCGCCGACGCCTACGAGCTGGCCGAGGAGCTGCGGGTCAGCGATTCGACGCTCGAAGCGGACCTCACCAAATGCCGTGCGCTGCTGATGCTCCATCAGCTCACGCTGGAGCGTCACGGGCCGTCCCTGCGCATCTGCGGCACAGAGTCCGCCAAGCGCCGTCTGGTGCGCCAGATCATGACCGATGCCGCCCGCTCACGCACCCAGTTCGTCTCCGTCCGTGAGCTCGCCATCGAGGCCTCCGAACCGTCGCTGCTGACCTTCCGGGAAGGGCTCACGCGCCTCCTCGCCGACCTCGGGCTGCTCGCCACCGAGAACAGCCAGCATGCGATACTCGCGCACGTCGCCGTGATGGTGGGCAGGGTGCGCCAGGGCCATGAGCTCGAGTCACCCGAGGCCTCCCCCACCGGCGACGAGCTGCGCCACGTGGCGGCCCGGCGCATCGCCGAACTGGTCGAATCGACCTTCGAGCTGCGGCTGCCCGCCGGCGAGGAGGACTACCTGGTGGGCCTGCTGGATGAGAACACGACGCCGGAGGACCTCTCGCTCGTGGTCACCGAGCGGCTCGCCGCCCCGGAGGACGTCGACCACGTGGCCGTGGTGCGCCAGATCGTCGACCAGGTGGGAGAGAACTACCTGATCGACCTCGACAACGAGCGCTTCATCGGGTTCCTCAGCGTGCACGCCCGCAACCTCGTGCGCCGCGCGCACCGGAGACAGAGCGCGCACATCCCGATCGGTCAGTCCATCAAGGACACCCATCCCCTGATCTACGAGATCGGGATCTTCATCGCGCGTCGCCTGGAGCTCGCGCTCGGCATCGAGATCCGCGCCGACGAGATCGGACTGATCTCGTTCCACGTGGGATCGCACTTCGAGAACGTCTACGTGCGCGAGCAGGGGGTGAGGATCGCGCTGATCTCGCCGACCTATCTGGACCTGCAGGATTCGGCCCGCGCCCTGCTGCAGTCGACCATCGCCGGCTTCGGGGAGATCGAGCTGGTCGCCGTCGACGAGGCGGAGCTCTCCCAGGGCCTTCCCGGCCCCGACCTGATCGTCTCGACGGTGCCCCTGATCGGGCTGCCGCAGACCGTCGACCGTCCCCTGGTGCAGGTCGGGGCGCTGCCCAGCGCACAGGACCTCGAGCGGGTCCGGCAGGTGGTCCTCGAGATCTCCCAGGACAAGCGCCGCGCCCGCGTCGGCTCGACCCTGGTGAATCTCATCGAGCCGCAGCTGTACCTCGACCTCACCGCGACCACACGAGACGAGGTGCTGGCCGAGATGGCGGAGGCGCTGGGCCGCGCCGGAGTCGTCGACGGGGAGTTCCATCGGGGCGTGCTCGAACGAGAGGCGATGGCGACGACGTCACTGGGCAGCGGGGTCGCGATCCCGCACTCGATGATCATGGGCGCGCACGCCTCCTCGATAGCCGTGTTCGTCCCGCACGAGCCGATCGACTGGGGCGGTGACCAGGTCTCGCTCGTGGCGATGATGGCGTTCAGCAAGGACAGCCGCGAGGAGTTCGGCGAGCTGTTCGAGTCGCTGATCCGGGTGCTCTCCAAGCCGCGGAACGTCGAGCTGCTCGCCGACCACGGAGGCTCCTACGAGGACTTCATCTCGACGCTGCTGGGCGTCATCTGA
- a CDS encoding AAA family ATPase codes for MSTDRVLLLVAGFPGTGKSRLCTLVQERLGPFLALTLDDRKEELYDLHGFADAAARDHLDRAALEIFFAQVRTAMDDGRPLVAEYPFSEKQRAQLDAACRDYGYRPVTVRLVADFEVLYARQRRRDLDPSRHVGHLVDAYRPGDTLDDRLGAPQLLTRETFLDRYLHRGYGTFALGQVAEIDTTDFDQIDDDAVIARVTSLLERERT; via the coding sequence ATGAGCACCGATCGGGTCCTCCTGCTGGTCGCCGGCTTCCCGGGCACGGGCAAGAGCCGCCTCTGCACCCTGGTGCAGGAGCGGCTCGGTCCCTTCCTCGCCCTGACGCTCGATGACCGCAAGGAGGAGCTGTACGACCTCCACGGCTTCGCCGACGCCGCGGCCCGCGACCATCTGGACCGGGCGGCACTGGAGATCTTCTTCGCCCAGGTGCGCACCGCCATGGACGACGGGCGGCCCCTCGTGGCCGAGTACCCGTTCAGCGAGAAGCAGCGGGCGCAGCTCGACGCGGCCTGCCGCGACTACGGGTATCGACCGGTGACGGTGCGCCTGGTGGCCGACTTCGAGGTTCTCTACGCCCGCCAGCGACGACGGGACCTGGACCCGAGCCGCCACGTGGGACATCTCGTCGACGCCTACCGCCCCGGCGATACGCTCGATGACCGCCTCGGTGCGCCTCAGCTGCTGACGCGAGAGACCTTTCTCGACCGATACCTGCACCGCGGCTACGGAACCTTCGCCCTCGGGCAGGTGGCCGAGATCGACACGACGGACTTCGACCAGATCGACGACGACGCCGTGATCGCCAGGGTCACGAGCCTGCTCGAGAGGGAGAGGACATGA
- a CDS encoding class II fructose-bisphosphate aldolase, protein MYVTLTEVLGEAEKIGSTVGAFNAHNLEMIPAMISAARDAGSPIIIQTSVGTARYIGMENLVALCRGIGEREPVDVVLHLDHATSLDDIRDAIDAGYSSVMFDGSSFPYSENVLKTRRVVEFAHGRGVSVEGEIGTIGGTEEGVSVKEGALTKPEEARDFHDATGVDALAVSIGTHHGSYLGKTEIDLDLIARIHTAVDVPLVVHGGTGVDEADYAQLRDSGVRKFNIGTELIVGWTRTAKETFGSTELNASLRKNIVPANTAVAEIVARKISRMLPTVVG, encoded by the coding sequence ATGTACGTCACCCTCACCGAAGTCCTCGGCGAAGCCGAGAAGATCGGCTCCACCGTCGGCGCCTTCAACGCCCACAACCTCGAGATGATCCCGGCGATGATCTCCGCCGCGCGCGACGCCGGCAGCCCGATCATCATCCAGACCTCCGTCGGCACTGCCCGGTACATCGGGATGGAGAACCTCGTCGCGCTGTGCCGCGGCATCGGCGAGCGCGAGCCGGTCGACGTGGTGCTGCACCTGGACCATGCCACGAGCCTGGACGACATCCGCGACGCGATCGACGCCGGGTACAGCTCGGTCATGTTCGACGGCTCCTCCTTCCCCTACTCGGAGAACGTGCTGAAGACCCGCCGGGTCGTCGAGTTCGCCCATGGCCGGGGCGTCTCGGTCGAGGGCGAGATCGGCACCATCGGCGGGACGGAGGAGGGAGTCTCCGTGAAGGAGGGGGCGCTCACCAAGCCCGAGGAGGCCCGCGACTTCCACGACGCCACCGGAGTCGATGCCCTCGCGGTGTCCATCGGCACCCACCACGGCTCCTATCTCGGGAAGACGGAAATCGATCTGGACCTCATCGCGCGGATCCACACCGCGGTCGACGTGCCGCTGGTCGTCCACGGGGGCACCGGCGTCGACGAGGCCGACTACGCCCAGCTCCGCGACAGCGGGGTGCGGAAGTTCAACATCGGCACCGAGCTGATCGTCGGGTGGACCCGCACCGCCAAGGAGACCTTCGGGTCGACCGAGCTGAACGCCTCGCTGCGCAAGAACATCGTGCCGGCCAACACGGCGGTCGCCGAGATCGTCGCCCGCAAGATCTCCCGCATGCTGCCGACCGTGGTGGGCTGA